One Picrophilus oshimae DSM 9789 genomic region harbors:
- a CDS encoding ABC transporter substrate-binding protein produces the protein MSESDYRKKFKKYMLIAAVLIVSLIFVAEGFGAAIPGQTSAPAVAKNAGPAPYTYPTTTMQEPGYTNGTYKIGEIGNINYINIWDASTVCDFMLLDEIYDSATNFLPNESISPWLATSWSESKAPANMTAFSPFTLQNEPVKYIWTVHIRPGVQWQDWTPQNANDTYCFSNHTYYYNPETGQKVYHNYTLFKSMKMKTYYVQAADFILSWEILNESQDYSGEYYDVVNIIPVNNLTVEFLMSGQSSIFVLDTLETPILPYHIWVKHDYASTPGLWNYTPNLPASESYNAWNLGWNPTTGYAPGLVGSGPFMMYAGYGMPHGVWLPSDYWQLYVNPHYFVQYNSSLKQYTPKIYSIKDIYFASYSPAVSAMAKGEIYSIMLPPPPTFLPTLKTIPNTYIYEKPGTGYGYMQINSYKADAPYNITQFRQALNYAVNKQYIASVIDEGYATPGASIVPTSDALYHDSNVPTYPYNPTLAYNMISKIPGFSKDSAGNWLYHGKPVTATIQITVASEDPLGVEGAEVIAKSWDSIGIPTTVKQESFTTLVSNLVGLTPSTPNTFNVISLGISGIVSNPVGFFEDTYDTTGIGTGFYLGPFTSMYYNGSLRNTTYMTNLMNNLVTKMLSTVSVAQSVKIGDTIQFIGANESTLINLGYGVDLIPINNATYTGIVKDTLGIGGFWYWNFFSLHKRVVVPVVKVPKKVEQQLEVSVFNTHRIFLNGQYGNITIQVRNQFGQPVSGANVVIGYNPQGALLNITSYSGTTNSLGQYRFEFKVLPQNDLIYTNDYLSTINVSASATMSNAVSGIGYTDIDVLPYAIAYKTSNLPELINGTGYRMFNITIVNPMTDKPVSGYAYTVQVLNASIMAKAYGNEIVKNVTSIWPYGVIVGLNSTGAPIMSTNLTEISGVTNSTGNITLMLKVNPDFNFKLNGEYSEEYIFIGDYAAGAPLSGEAPYDVLGEVTSSFNPSGFGVVQPFEMPVMVTNQTNHYNIKVNVMNQVTSYNGVSTIMVTVMNGSKPVPGYKVTLTAQNALGANRGYFIGGLGNGFNPNQYFGSTSMPEITLTTNASGVAMANLSTGLYKPVMVNGSVASFEGMSYTSKYIIPFDEFEIGVWGANYVNQTYVWADEFHYNSTLHPLNHPVVNAYIQGSTIYNGVQILPANNTYTMFVNSTYDSMAGPYASDVPFNVSVNIGKVSITSASTGSSGSYSLTYNAPNVSIVTEVTLTITYKNGTDPTTVEHFYLVPSYVVTHTVTKKVTVTQKVTKDVTPVIDYAIMGILAVIAVIFIALFAVERGKKGK, from the coding sequence ATGTCAGAAAGTGACTATCGAAAAAAGTTTAAAAAGTATATGTTAATAGCAGCGGTTCTGATAGTCTCCCTGATATTTGTTGCAGAGGGTTTTGGAGCAGCAATTCCAGGGCAGACATCAGCGCCAGCCGTGGCAAAGAATGCAGGTCCAGCACCATATACATATCCGACCACAACAATGCAGGAACCTGGATATACAAATGGTACATATAAGATAGGAGAGATTGGAAACATAAACTATATAAACATCTGGGACGCAAGCACGGTTTGTGATTTCATGCTTCTTGATGAGATATATGATTCGGCCACAAACTTCCTGCCAAATGAATCAATATCACCATGGCTTGCAACATCATGGTCAGAATCAAAGGCACCTGCAAACATGACGGCATTCTCACCATTTACACTTCAGAATGAGCCTGTTAAATACATATGGACTGTCCATATAAGACCTGGTGTACAGTGGCAGGACTGGACACCACAGAATGCAAATGACACATACTGCTTCTCAAACCACACATACTATTATAATCCAGAAACAGGTCAGAAGGTATATCATAACTACACATTATTCAAATCGATGAAAATGAAGACATACTATGTTCAGGCTGCAGACTTTATACTTTCATGGGAAATATTAAATGAATCACAGGATTACTCCGGAGAGTACTATGATGTTGTAAATATAATACCTGTTAATAACCTAACAGTTGAATTCTTAATGTCTGGACAGAGCAGTATATTTGTACTCGATACACTTGAAACACCGATATTGCCATATCATATATGGGTAAAGCATGATTATGCATCAACACCAGGTCTCTGGAACTACACACCGAATCTTCCCGCTTCGGAATCATATAATGCCTGGAATCTTGGATGGAATCCGACAACCGGCTATGCACCGGGACTTGTTGGATCCGGGCCATTCATGATGTATGCCGGATATGGAATGCCACACGGTGTCTGGCTTCCAAGTGATTACTGGCAATTATATGTAAATCCACATTACTTTGTACAGTACAACTCATCATTAAAGCAGTACACACCTAAGATATACTCAATAAAGGATATCTACTTTGCATCATATTCTCCGGCTGTATCTGCAATGGCGAAGGGTGAGATCTATTCAATAATGTTACCACCACCACCAACGTTTTTGCCAACGTTAAAGACAATACCAAATACATATATATATGAAAAGCCAGGTACCGGTTACGGCTACATGCAGATAAACTCGTACAAGGCTGATGCACCTTATAATATAACACAGTTCAGGCAGGCATTAAACTATGCAGTAAACAAACAGTACATAGCAAGCGTTATAGATGAGGGTTACGCAACACCCGGAGCATCAATTGTGCCAACATCAGATGCACTTTACCATGATTCAAATGTGCCAACATATCCATATAACCCAACACTGGCATATAACATGATATCAAAGATACCTGGATTTAGCAAGGATAGCGCAGGTAACTGGCTTTATCATGGAAAGCCTGTAACGGCAACAATACAGATAACCGTTGCAAGTGAGGATCCACTTGGTGTTGAAGGCGCAGAGGTCATAGCAAAATCATGGGATTCAATAGGAATACCGACAACCGTCAAGCAGGAATCATTCACAACGCTGGTATCAAACCTTGTTGGTTTAACACCAAGCACGCCGAATACATTTAATGTTATATCACTTGGTATATCAGGAATAGTTTCAAATCCTGTTGGCTTCTTTGAGGATACATACGATACAACTGGCATAGGAACCGGTTTCTATTTGGGTCCGTTTACATCAATGTATTACAATGGATCATTGAGAAACACAACTTACATGACAAACCTGATGAATAACCTTGTAACAAAAATGCTTTCAACTGTTAGTGTGGCCCAGTCAGTAAAAATAGGCGATACAATACAGTTCATAGGTGCAAACGAATCAACATTGATAAACCTTGGATACGGCGTTGATTTAATACCAATAAACAATGCAACATACACAGGCATAGTTAAGGATACACTTGGTATAGGTGGCTTCTGGTACTGGAACTTCTTCTCACTGCATAAGAGGGTTGTTGTTCCGGTCGTAAAGGTTCCAAAGAAGGTTGAGCAGCAGCTTGAGGTCTCTGTATTTAATACACACAGAATATTCTTGAATGGCCAGTATGGAAACATAACGATACAGGTAAGAAACCAGTTTGGCCAGCCAGTATCAGGCGCAAATGTTGTTATAGGATACAACCCGCAGGGTGCATTATTAAATATAACATCGTACAGTGGAACAACAAACTCACTTGGACAGTACAGGTTTGAATTCAAGGTTCTTCCACAGAATGATCTTATATACACAAATGACTATTTATCAACCATAAACGTATCTGCATCGGCAACAATGTCCAATGCTGTAAGCGGTATAGGTTACACTGATATAGATGTGCTGCCATATGCAATAGCATACAAGACATCGAATTTACCCGAGTTAATAAATGGCACTGGCTACAGGATGTTTAATATAACAATAGTAAATCCAATGACGGATAAACCGGTATCGGGATATGCATACACTGTACAGGTCCTAAATGCCTCAATAATGGCAAAGGCCTACGGCAATGAAATAGTAAAGAACGTGACATCTATATGGCCATACGGTGTAATAGTCGGCCTTAACAGCACAGGTGCGCCAATAATGTCAACGAATCTAACAGAGATATCAGGAGTGACAAACAGCACCGGAAACATAACATTGATGCTTAAGGTAAATCCAGACTTTAACTTCAAATTAAACGGAGAATACTCTGAAGAATACATATTCATAGGAGATTACGCCGCAGGAGCACCATTATCAGGCGAGGCACCTTACGATGTTCTCGGAGAGGTAACATCGTCATTTAATCCAAGCGGCTTTGGTGTTGTCCAGCCATTCGAGATGCCAGTAATGGTAACAAACCAGACAAATCATTACAACATAAAGGTAAATGTAATGAACCAGGTTACTTCGTACAACGGAGTTTCAACAATAATGGTAACAGTAATGAACGGCTCAAAGCCTGTACCAGGATACAAGGTAACATTAACGGCACAGAATGCACTTGGTGCAAACCGTGGATACTTCATAGGTGGACTCGGCAACGGATTCAATCCAAACCAGTACTTCGGATCAACATCAATGCCTGAGATAACATTAACAACGAATGCCAGCGGAGTTGCAATGGCAAATCTATCTACCGGATTATACAAGCCGGTTATGGTAAATGGCTCCGTGGCCTCATTTGAGGGCATGTCATACACGTCAAAGTATATAATACCATTCGATGAATTCGAAATAGGTGTCTGGGGAGCAAACTATGTAAATCAGACATACGTATGGGCAGATGAATTCCATTACAATTCAACGTTACATCCACTGAACCACCCGGTGGTAAATGCATACATACAGGGCTCAACAATATACAACGGTGTTCAGATCTTACCGGCAAACAACACATACACAATGTTCGTAAATTCAACATATGACTCAATGGCAGGTCCATATGCATCCGATGTACCATTCAATGTTAGCGTTAACATAGGAAAAGTATCGATAACATCGGCCAGCACAGGATCATCTGGATCATACTCATTAACATACAATGCGCCAAACGTTTCAATAGTAACAGAGGTAACATTAACAATAACGTACAAAAATGGAACGGATCCAACAACAGTAGAGCACTTCTATCTGGTTCCATCCTACGTTGTAACGCATACAGTAACAAAGAAGGTAACAGTTACACAGAAGGTTACAAAGGATGTTACACCAGTAATAGACTATGCAATAATGGGCATACTGGCAGTTATAGCAGTGATCTTCATAGCATTATTTGCAGTGGAACGCGGTAAAAAGGGTAAATAA
- the psmB gene encoding archaeal proteasome endopeptidase complex subunit beta: MEVLKTGTTTVGITAGDYVIMGTDSRATMENFISNKNAQKLYQIDNYAAMTIAGLVGDAQVLVRYMKAEMELYRVQRKVSMPIDAAATLLSNMLNQTKFYPYMVQLLVGGYDTKPHIFSIDAAGGSVEDIYASTGSGSPFVYGVLEAEYQKNMSLDDGINLVIKAISAAKQRDSASGNMLQLGVVDPKKGFYYLSEDEILSRLKKLKLQL, translated from the coding sequence ATGGAGGTATTAAAAACAGGTACAACAACGGTTGGTATTACAGCCGGGGATTACGTTATCATGGGAACTGACAGCAGGGCAACAATGGAAAATTTCATATCAAATAAAAACGCTCAGAAGCTTTATCAGATAGATAATTACGCTGCAATGACCATAGCAGGCCTTGTCGGTGATGCACAGGTACTGGTAAGGTATATGAAGGCAGAAATGGAACTGTATCGCGTTCAGAGAAAGGTCAGCATGCCAATTGATGCGGCTGCAACGTTGCTATCAAACATGCTAAACCAGACAAAGTTCTATCCTTACATGGTTCAGCTCCTTGTTGGGGGCTATGATACAAAGCCACATATATTCTCGATAGACGCAGCCGGTGGCTCAGTTGAGGACATATATGCAAGCACCGGATCAGGATCTCCATTTGTCTACGGTGTCCTTGAGGCAGAATACCAGAAAAACATGTCATTAGATGATGGCATAAACCTTGTGATAAAGGCAATAAGTGCCGCAAAGCAGCGTGATTCCGCCTCTGGAAACATGCTTCAGCTTGGCGTTGTAGATCCAAAAAAGGGCTTTTATTATCTATCCGAGGATGAGATACTCTCAAGGTTAAAGAAATTAAAGCTTCAATTATAA